A section of the Ovis canadensis isolate MfBH-ARS-UI-01 breed Bighorn chromosome 1, ARS-UI_OviCan_v2, whole genome shotgun sequence genome encodes:
- the ANKRD34A gene encoding ankyrin repeat domain-containing protein 34A, which translates to MLHTEGHALLRAVGQGKLRLARLLLEGGAYVNEGDAQGETALMAACRARYDDPQNKARMVRYLLEQGADPNIADRLGRTALMHACAGGGGAAVASLLLAHGADPSVRDHAGASALVHALDRGDRETLATLLDACKAKGTEVIIITTDTSPSGTKKTRQYLNSPPSPGVEDPAPAPPSPGVCTSPSEIQLQTSGAGGRGLLSPRAQEEEEKRDVFEFPLPKPPDDPSPSEPLPKPPRHPPKPLKRLNSEPWGLVAPPQPVPPAEGRPGFERLTAEFNGLTLTGRPRLSRRHSTEGPEDPPPWAEKVTGGGPLSRRNTAPEAQESGPSSGLRQKLSRMESVELDTPGNLCPDSPECSRPSLERRRYSASPLTLPPAGSVSSPRQSQESLPGAVSPLSGRRRSPGLLERRGSGTLLLDHISQTRPGFLPPLNVSPHPPIPDIRPGGRAPSLPAPPQAGAPGSPRTKRKLVRRHSMQTEQIRLLGGFQSLGGPGEPGR; encoded by the coding sequence ATGCTGCACACCGAGGGCCACGCTCTTCTTCGGGCCGTGGGTCAGGGTAAGCTACGCTTGGCCCGTTTGCTTCTGGAGGGGGGCGCCTACGTGAATGAGGGTGATGCTCAAGGGGAGACTGCGCTAATGGCGGCCTGTCGGGCCCGGTACGACGACCCCCAGAACAAGGCACGCATGGTACGCTACCTTCTGGAGCAAGGCGCGGACCCCAACATCGCAGATCGCCTAGGGCGCACGGCGCTCATGCACGCTTGCGCGGGCGGCGGGGGCGCCGCGGTGGCCTCCCTGCTCCTTGCCCATGGCGCGGACCCCTCAGTCCGAGATCACGCCGGCGCCTCGGCGCTTGTCCACGCCCTGGACCGCGGGGACCGAGAGACCCTTGCCACGCTGCTGGACGCCTGCAAGGCCAAGGGCACGGaggtcatcatcatcaccactgaCACCTCGCCCTCCGGCACCAAGAAGACCCGCCAGTATCTCAATTCCCCACCGTCCCCGGGGGTGGAGGACCCCGCTCCCGCTCCTCCTAGCCCCGGGGTCTGCACGTCGCCTTCGGAAATCCAACTGCAGACTTCAGGAGCGGGAGGACGAGGATTGTTATCCCCTCGCgcccaggaagaagaggagaagagggacgTATTTGAATTCCCTCTTCCTAAGCCCCCAGATGACCCCTCCCCTTCCGAGCCACTCCCCAAACCACCCCGCCATCCTCCAAAACCCCTCAAAAGGCTCAACTCGGAGCCCTGGGGCCTAGTGGCCCCTCCTCAACCTGTCCCGCCTGCCGAAGGGAGGCCGGGGTTCGAGCGCCTGACCGCGGAATTCAACGGCCTGACCCTGACAGGTCGACCGCGTCTTTCCCGACGTCACAGCACCGAAGGCCCAGAGGACCCGCCCCCGTGGGCGGAGAAAGTGACGGGTGGGGGTCCTCTCTCTCGCAGAAACACAGCGCCAGAAGCTCAGGAGTCTGGCCCCTCTTCAGGGCTGAGGCAGAAACTGAGCCGCATGGAGTCGGTGGAGCTCGATACTCCCGGAAATCTTTGCCCCGACTCGCCCGAGTGCAGCCGCCCGTCCCTGGAGCGCCGCAGATACAGCGCCTCCCCGCTGACCCTCCCTCCAGCGGGCTCGGTTTCCTCCCCGCGCCAGTCCCAGGAGAGTCTTCCTGGGGCTGTATCTCCGCTGAGCGGGCGGAGGCGGAGTCCCGGGTTGCTGGAGCGGAGGGGCTCGGGGACGTTGCTCCTGGACCACATCTCACAAACGCGGCCAGGTTTCCTGCCCCCGCTCAATGTCAGCCCCCATCCTCCCATCCCCGACATTCGCCCGGGAGGTCGGGCGCCTTCGCTGCCCGCCCCTCCCCAGGCGGGGGCGCCAGGCTCTCCCAGGACCAAGCGCAAGTTGGTGAGACGCCACTCCATGCAGACTGAGCAGATCCGCCTGCTAGGGGGCTTCCAGAGTCTAGgcgggccaggggagcctgggcgCTGA